Proteins encoded within one genomic window of Bemisia tabaci chromosome 2, PGI_BMITA_v3:
- the LSm-4 gene encoding COMM domain-containing protein 5, producing the protein MKRSSQAPENWRIDIAVSSSNISKLMEPFIYLELKLENSTVQTVEIPISMFHLLRQNVSVLMKEVSTMQESCDSIPKTVKL; encoded by the exons ATGAAACGTTCCTCACaagcccctgaaaattggaGGATTGACATTGCCGTTTCATCAAG CAACATATCTAAGCTTATGGAACCATTCATCTACTTAGAATTGAAGTTAGAGAATAGCACAGTGCAAACTGTGGAAATTCCTATTTCCATGTTTCATCTCCTTCGCCAAAACGTTTCAGTGCTGATGAAAGAAGTCTCAACCATGCAAGAGAGTTGTGATTCTATTCCAAAAACTGTAAAACTATAA